Proteins found in one Acidobacteriota bacterium genomic segment:
- a CDS encoding HupE/UreJ family protein: MPVGWLLPAATAAAHPLSFTQVTLTLQPEGTFSADLIYDLDALALGVPIDTDDAELAAALSGLPPDEFERRVERLRNLFERRVRVRFDGEPAPFDVTFPDYGTPRATDAEIPTVLGLTARLTGEIPDGASNVGFFASRAFGEVHLTVVDGARGAEVRSVLEAGARSDPFDLTAPIEPPGRAEVAGLYARLGFIHIVPEGTDHILFVLGLFLLSARLRPLVWQVTAFTVAHAVTLTLAAFDVVTLPPRVVEPLIALSVAYVAIENVLTDRMTRWRPAVVFGFGLLHGLGFAGVLGELGLPEDERLLALLSFNAGIEVGQLAVIATAALALWWWRSKPWYRRRVTVPASLAIAAVGLVWAVERALG; the protein is encoded by the coding sequence CTGCCCGTAGGCTGGCTCCTGCCCGCCGCGACGGCCGCGGCGCATCCGCTCAGCTTCACTCAGGTAACGCTGACGCTGCAGCCGGAAGGCACCTTCTCGGCGGATCTGATCTACGACCTGGACGCCCTGGCGCTGGGCGTGCCGATCGACACCGACGACGCGGAGCTGGCCGCCGCGCTGTCCGGCCTCCCGCCGGATGAGTTCGAACGGCGCGTCGAGCGGTTACGTAACCTCTTCGAACGGCGGGTCCGCGTCCGGTTCGACGGCGAGCCGGCCCCGTTCGACGTCACGTTCCCCGACTACGGCACGCCGCGCGCCACGGACGCGGAGATTCCGACCGTGCTCGGTCTGACCGCGCGTCTGACCGGAGAGATTCCGGACGGCGCGTCCAATGTCGGCTTCTTCGCCTCTCGCGCATTCGGCGAAGTACACCTGACAGTGGTCGACGGCGCCCGCGGCGCCGAAGTCCGGTCCGTCCTCGAGGCGGGCGCCCGGAGCGACCCGTTCGACCTGACCGCGCCCATCGAGCCGCCCGGCCGCGCCGAGGTGGCGGGTCTCTACGCCCGGCTCGGCTTCATTCACATCGTGCCGGAGGGAACGGATCACATCCTCTTCGTGCTCGGCCTGTTCCTGCTGAGCGCGCGGCTGCGCCCGCTCGTCTGGCAGGTCACGGCGTTCACCGTCGCCCACGCGGTAACCCTGACGCTCGCCGCGTTCGACGTCGTGACCCTGCCGCCCCGCGTCGTCGAACCGCTTATCGCGCTGTCCGTGGCCTACGTCGCCATCGAGAACGTGCTTACCGACCGCATGACGCGCTGGCGGCCGGCCGTGGTCTTCGGCTTCGGCCTGCTGCACGGCCTCGGCTTCGCCGGCGTGCTGGGCGAGCTGGGACTCCCCGAGGACGAACGCCTGCTCGCCCTCCTGTCGTTCAACGCCGGGATCGAAGTGGGACAGCTCGCGGTCATCGCCACCGCGGCGCTCGCGCTCTGGTGGTGGCGGTCGAAGCCCTGGTACCGCCGGCGCGTGACGGTGCCCGCGTCGCTGGCGATCGCTGCGGTCGGACTGGTCTGGGCGGTCGAGCGCGCCCTGGGATGA
- a CDS encoding DUF839 domain-containing protein yields the protein MGRVRPSRRRFLASAGAFLGAAPFHALACRVAETGGTPPAAEAGASVVGYGPLGPVADGTTGLPLLLLPAGFRYVTFGWTGDPLDDGLITPRAHDGMAAFPTAGGLVRLVRNHELRDGIAFAPRPLYDPNGGGGTTTLDFDPAAGELVSAHASLTGTAVNCAGGPTPWGSWLTCEETVLGPGGDPDYESPHGYIFEVPADGTAEASAEPYRAMGRFVHEAVAVDPATGIVYETEDRGAAGLYRFLPNQSGNLAAGGRLEMLAIDGAPDYDTRTGQAVGTWHPVTWAPIADPDPADIDDDSVYRQGVAGGGATFARLEGIWHGGGRIYIVSTTGGDADAGQVWEYDPAGERIRLLFESPGTDVLDMPDNLTVSPRGGLVLCEDGDADNYVRGLTLAGAIFPFAKNNVVLDGERNGFAGDYRHREFAGAVYDPAGDWLFVNAQTPGITFAITGPWGAGPL from the coding sequence ATGGGAAGAGTCCGGCCGAGCCGCAGGAGGTTTCTGGCGTCCGCGGGAGCGTTCCTGGGAGCGGCGCCGTTTCATGCATTGGCGTGCCGCGTCGCCGAGACGGGCGGCACGCCACCCGCGGCCGAAGCGGGCGCTTCGGTTGTCGGCTACGGGCCGCTCGGCCCGGTGGCCGACGGAACGACCGGTCTGCCCTTGCTTCTCTTGCCCGCCGGCTTCCGCTACGTGACGTTCGGCTGGACCGGCGACCCGCTGGACGACGGTCTCATAACCCCGCGCGCGCATGACGGGATGGCCGCCTTCCCCACCGCCGGCGGACTGGTGCGCCTGGTGCGCAACCACGAGTTGCGCGACGGAATCGCGTTCGCGCCACGTCCGCTGTACGACCCGAACGGCGGCGGCGGGACGACGACGCTGGACTTCGACCCGGCAGCCGGCGAGCTCGTGAGCGCGCACGCCAGCCTGACCGGCACCGCCGTGAACTGCGCGGGCGGACCGACGCCATGGGGATCGTGGCTCACGTGCGAGGAGACAGTGCTCGGCCCGGGCGGTGATCCCGACTACGAGTCTCCCCACGGCTACATCTTCGAGGTGCCGGCCGACGGAACGGCGGAGGCATCCGCCGAGCCATATCGCGCGATGGGACGCTTCGTCCACGAGGCAGTTGCCGTGGACCCGGCGACCGGCATCGTCTACGAGACCGAGGACCGGGGGGCCGCCGGGCTCTACCGCTTCCTGCCGAATCAGTCCGGCAACCTGGCGGCCGGCGGTCGTCTCGAGATGCTGGCGATTGACGGGGCCCCGGACTACGACACGCGGACCGGCCAGGCGGTCGGGACGTGGCATCCGGTGACCTGGGCGCCGATTGCCGACCCCGATCCCGCTGACATCGACGACGACAGTGTCTACCGCCAGGGCGTCGCGGGCGGCGGCGCCACGTTCGCGCGGCTTGAGGGCATCTGGCACGGCGGGGGGCGGATCTACATCGTCTCCACGACCGGCGGCGACGCGGACGCGGGCCAGGTGTGGGAGTACGACCCGGCCGGCGAGCGGATCCGCCTGCTTTTCGAATCGCCCGGGACGGACGTGCTCGACATGCCGGACAACCTCACGGTGAGCCCGCGCGGCGGCCTCGTGCTGTGCGAGGACGGCGACGCCGACAACTACGTCCGCGGCCTGACCCTCGCCGGCGCGATCTTCCCGTTCGCAAAGAACAACGTCGTGCTGGACGGCGAACGGAACGGGTTCGCGGGTGATTACCGCCACCGGGAGTTCGCCGGCGCCGTCTACGACCCGGCCGGCGACTGGCTCTTCGTCAACGCGCAGACCCCGGGAATCACGTTCGCGATCACCGGACCCTGGGGCGCCGGCCCTCTCTGA